TCCTTATCCCATACCCCACGTACTGCTCACGCAACCCTCCCAGCTGGGTAACCCAAATGTCACCGAATGCGTGTAGAGACGTTGCAGTGTATTCACGGGGACGGTGGACACTTCTTTCAGACCAATGGACCAGAAAgctggaggatttttttctctctcttttttttttcgtTAATCTGAAAGGACTCTGGCTTCTCTCTGAACTGGACCTACAAATGTCTTAccaccaaaatgaaaaaacaattgTTGTGGGTGGAAGTATGACAAAAAATAGTTTTCCTATAAGATAATCTGATAAACCTCATCGTCCTCTAGAAAGGCAACATCGTCCACCAGTGCTACTTAGCACCCAGAGTGCTCTTCGACCGCAGCAGATACCGATCGACTCTGACTTTCCGCCTATCCACTGTCCTGTTCTCGCTGTCGAAAATCCGCTGCAGATGCAGGGCCAacctcctgtcctcctcctcttgctggaGCTTCTGCTCCATCTCCCGTACCAAGCGATCCTCCGGAGGCAAGCCCACCTCCCCTGCCGCGTGCCTCAGTCTTTTGACGGAGCCGTTGTGCTCCAAGTGCTTTGTTTTGCAGCGTCTCTTCCGGCCCCGTCTCAGCGACGGGGGCTGTTCCCCGATGATGTTCTCAACGGAATTGCAGGTGCTGTTCTGCACGTTGATCAATTCGCTGTTGTTCAGGTATTTCAACTGCTTTTTTCCCGATGTCTTGACGGGGACTCCTAGTGTGCTGTTGTCAGGCAGCGATGCACTGACGCCCATGAGTCTTCTGCTCAGCATTTTCGGGCCAAGACTAAGACAGGATTTGTCCATGAACGCGTTCACTTTTAGGTCAGGGACTTCGGACACTCGTGTGTTTAGGGAGGTTACATTTGATCTCGCATCTGGTTCAGCAGCGCTGTCATCTGTTGTTAATGCCTGTGAATCTCTGTTCTTCTCACTCCCTCTTCCCAGCTTCGTTTCActgatggaaggaaagaaatccagCTCGGGGCGAGGATCTCCCGTCGTGTCAGGTGGAAGGTGATCATCCTGCACTTGCGGCTGCTCTTTAGTGCAACTGCTGGAGTTGGTGATGTCAGGAACTATAACGTCTTCCGCGGGCTCCGAAGCCAAGGACGTAAGGGTTGCTTTACAGAGAGTCTTTTTGATCTGGCGCTCCTGAAATATCTGCTCCCATTTTTTTAGTATTCTAGGACTGGCCTCGTAGGTGGTCGGCTTCTGCAGACTCCGGTTCAGGTTTCTCGGGGTGGACTTGATAATGAGAGGGCTCAGGACTCTGCCGTCAGGAAGCCTCTTTGGAGGAGTACACGGGGAGCAGACGATAGGCTTAAAGTGGTTGAGCTCTTCCGAGATGCTGTCATTGCTCTCGGGGCTGATGGATCGCTCTGGCTTGTGCAGGGCCGAGAGGGACGAAACGGGGTTGAGAACCAGGCGTTTCTCTGCTGTCAGGTCTGGGGCGGAGAGGCAGCGGTTGTTTTGGGTGGACGACAAAACTCCAACCAGCGGTGTCGACGTGCTGGTGACGGGTGGCACCTGCAAGGCAAGGCACCACAGCTCAAAAAGTTTGTCATTGAGAAGAATACGGACAAGCATGCGAGAGAACAGGAGAACAGGAGAACGTGTGGCTACCATGCTCAGCTCCTACAGCAGACCAGCTGGAGAGCTCTCTGGAACAGCCGTGGCAGCCTCTGCTGGTCACGGCACGTTTCATGGCCAATATATAACATAAGCAGAGGACACCGGAGTCCAGCACGATCTGGGTCTCAAATTTCTTTCAGTGTAAGAGCTGTTCTTGCCACAAGCGGCAACCACTCCGATGGCAAAATGCTTGAAGCAAGGCAAGACAAGGAGCAGCCAAAAAGCACCGCACTGCCATGGCTGAAGGAAGCCACGCTCTTCAAGGAAAATGATCTCCAAAGGATCTTTTGCTCCCTACCAAGCTGTAGGAGAGAAAGAATAAATACTTGGCCCAGGTTTAACACACAGCGCTGCAAAACGTCATGAGAAAAGGTGTGTATGTGCCTGAGGCAGACTGCTGGAACAACCTTGATGAGCGGTCCCAGACCACACCGTGGCCACCACACCGGACGCTGCCTGAGACAGCCTCGAGCAGAGCTTAAGAGCAGCATTTCTTGTCATCTCCAAGACCATCCCCTAATGCTGTTACATTTGGAATGCGACAGAATCCAGCcacaaatcagaaataaaagctgcaCATACACAATTGCAAATGATATTCTTCTTCTCtaagatgaaattattttatccagCAACTGGTTTGAGACAGCAATTGTCTTTCCCTGCTTAGCCCGAAAGAGAGTTGTTTCTACTAGCTTATTTTAGGGGCAAAACAAATCTGTGGAATACCCTGGTAGTGCAAGTCTTAATTGGCCAGGTCCATAAACCATCTACTTAAAaaagcaagtccagaggaggcaGGTCAGTCCAGCCTTGCTTTGAGCTCAGTCCAGCTCCTATCAGCTTCGATGGGAACTGGACCAGGTTTTTAGATACAGACTCTCTGACCAT
The genomic region above belongs to Mycteria americana isolate JAX WOST 10 ecotype Jacksonville Zoo and Gardens chromosome 1, USCA_MyAme_1.0, whole genome shotgun sequence and contains:
- the RNF169 gene encoding E3 ubiquitin-protein ligase RNF169 isoform X2 — protein: MDVGKRKMEEQQKKDESLVLKVNQECFPERLSDSENEEPFQGKQTHRSAFVSKTSAYSFAFLSGNLTAKVERSRSCNDTIQERSKSRQRSAPANKTKVPPVTSTSTPLVGVLSSTQNNRCLSAPDLTAEKRLVLNPVSSLSALHKPERSISPESNDSISEELNHFKPIVCSPCTPPKRLPDGRVLSPLIIKSTPRNLNRSLQKPTTYEASPRILKKWEQIFQERQIKKTLCKATLTSLASEPAEDVIVPDITNSSSCTKEQPQVQDDHLPPDTTGDPRPELDFFPSISETKLGRGSEKNRDSQALTTDDSAAEPDARSNVTSLNTRVSEVPDLKVNAFMDKSCLSLGPKMLSRRLMGVSASLPDNSTLGVPVKTSGKKQLKYLNNSELINVQNSTCNSVENIIGEQPPSLRRGRKRRCKTKHLEHNGSVKRLRHAAGEVGLPPEDRLVREMEQKLQQEEEDRRLALHLQRIFDSENRTVDRRKVRVDRYLLRSKSTLGAK
- the RNF169 gene encoding E3 ubiquitin-protein ligase RNF169 isoform X1; translation: MAAAGPGGRAAVPARRGRRRRGRAGAAAEEDEVVLAVAECPVCRQALVEAVTPPCRHSLCLACFQRCLQGPGLCCPLCRSRLSTWARRQQARAEPAATTAAGGGGEQRPPDQDFIFRAPIKLSKPGELREEYESQLRKLREEKLQEEKASEDLIHKFILDDMDVGKRKMEEQQKKDESLVLKVNQECFPERLSDSENEEPFQGKQTHRSAFVSKTSAYSFAFLSGNLTAKVERSRSCNDTIQERSKSRQRSAPANKTKVPPVTSTSTPLVGVLSSTQNNRCLSAPDLTAEKRLVLNPVSSLSALHKPERSISPESNDSISEELNHFKPIVCSPCTPPKRLPDGRVLSPLIIKSTPRNLNRSLQKPTTYEASPRILKKWEQIFQERQIKKTLCKATLTSLASEPAEDVIVPDITNSSSCTKEQPQVQDDHLPPDTTGDPRPELDFFPSISETKLGRGSEKNRDSQALTTDDSAAEPDARSNVTSLNTRVSEVPDLKVNAFMDKSCLSLGPKMLSRRLMGVSASLPDNSTLGVPVKTSGKKQLKYLNNSELINVQNSTCNSVENIIGEQPPSLRRGRKRRCKTKHLEHNGSVKRLRHAAGEVGLPPEDRLVREMEQKLQQEEEDRRLALHLQRIFDSENRTVDRRKVRVDRYLLRSKSTLGAK